Proteins encoded within one genomic window of Pygocentrus nattereri isolate fPygNat1 chromosome 11, fPygNat1.pri, whole genome shotgun sequence:
- the gpr37a gene encoding prosaposin receptor GPR37, which translates to MGSQQLKRLFCLLVCCELSSVITGRSADWRNNEVSLAGNADRANAELLASVRVSNSVDTRDEGQSETTLSFTVARTLGQNGSARSNNERVSITGVGRPVRPARHPHTILSPSHPPGGRPPSDPSLPHRLKRGTRSSSQATKNPEPSPSVDISDAHKLETLPKPLAQNQSTERPFDFTPDRGLFTVPESDYEHFTPFVPINTRPKPPEVKNPFYPLTSESYGAYAITFISVIVFTVGIIGNIAIMCIVCHNYYMRSISNSLLANLALWDFLIVFFCLPLVTFHELTKDWLLGEFSCKIVPYIEVASLGVTTFTLCALCIDRFRAASNVQMYYEMIENCASTAAKLAVIWIGALLLALPELLIHQLVKEEREPPEVTPCERCVVRISTALPDTLYVLGLTYNGARLWWYFGCYFCLPTIFTIISSVVTAQKIRKAERVSVRGNRKQIQLESQMNCMVVALAILYGFCAIPENICNIMSVYMAAGVPRRTLDILHLVSQMLLFCKSAVTPVLLLALCKPFGRAFLDCCCCCWEECGPPKSSTATSDDNEHECTTELELSPFSTIRRETSTYTAVGTHC; encoded by the exons ATGGGATCGCAGCAGCTGAAGCGGTTGTTTTGTCTGCTGGTGTGTTGTGAACTTTCCTCAGTTATAACCGGGCGCAGCGCGGACTGGAGAAATAACGAAGTCAGCCTCGCGGGAAACGCGGACAGAGCTAACGCTGAGCTCCTGGCTTCCGTGAGAGTCTCCAACAGCGTGGACACGAGAGATGAGGGGCAATCTGAGACCACTTTGTCGTTTACTGTGGCCAGGACTTTGGGGCAAAACGGCAGTGCCAGGTCTAATAACGAGCGAGTGAGTATTACAGGTGTGGGCAGGCCCGTTAGACCTGCTAGGCACCCCCACACTATACTGTCCCCCAGCCACCCACCCGGGGGAAGACCCCCCTCCGATCCTAGTCTACCTCATCGACTCAAAAGAGGGACGAGGAGCAGCAGCCAGGCCACAAAAAACCCTGAGCCATCACCGTCAGTGGACATCAGCGATGCCCACAAGTTGGAAACACTCCCTAAGCCTTTAGCCCAGAACCAGTCTACTGAGCGTCCCTTTGACTTCACTCCAGACAGGGGTTTGTTCACTGTACCCGAGAGCGACTATGAACACTTCACCCCATTCGTCCCCATTAACACTCGGCCAAAGCCCCCCGAGGTCAAGAACCCGTTTTATCCGCTTACAAGTGAGTCGTACGGGGCTTACGCCATCACGTTTATCTCCGTGATCGTCTTCACAGTGGGGATCATCGGAAACATAGCAATCATGTGCATAGTGTGCCATAATTACTACATGCGCAGCATCTCCAACTCCCTGCTCGCCAACCTGGCCCTGTGGGACTTCCTCATCGTCTTTTTCTGCCTGCCGTTGGTGACATTCCACGAGCTCACGAAGGACTGGCTGCTCGGAGAGTTTTCCTGCAAAATAGTACCCTATATTGAG GTGGCTTCCTTAGGTGTAACTACTTTCACACTTTGCGCCTTGTGTATCGACCGTTTCCGTGCAGCCTCCAACGTGCAGATGTACTATGAGATGATTGAGAACTGTGCCTCGACTGCAGCAAAACTCGCCGTCATCTGGATTGGAGCTCTGCTTCTTGCGCTGCCTGAGCTGTTGATCCACCAGCTGGTGAAAGAGGAGCGTGAGCCCCCTGAAGTGACCCCTTGCGAGCGTTGTGTGGTCCGTATCTCCACTGCACTTCCAGACACCCTCTACGTGTTGGGCCTCACGTACAATGGTGCCCGCCTCTGGTGGTACTTTGGCTGCTATTTCTGCCTCCCTACCATCTTCACCATCATCAGCTCGGTGGTGACGGCCCAGAAGATCCGTAAGGCAGAGCGGGTCAGTGTGAGAGGGAATCGCAAACAGATCCAGCTGGAGAGCCAGATGAACTGCATGGTGGTGGCTCTGGCCATACTGTACGGCTTCTGCGCCATCCCTGAAAACATCTGCAACATCATGTCCGTGTACATGGCTGCAGGAGTGCCACGTCGCACCTTGGACATCCTGCACTTGGTCAGTCAGATGCTACTGTTCTGCAAGTCTGCGGTCACTCCAGTGCTGCTCCTGGCCCTGTGCAAACCCTTCGGCAGGGCCTTCCTGgattgctgctgctgctgctgggagGAATGCGGCCCTCCGAAGTCCTCCACTGCCACGAGTGATGATAATGAGCATGAGTGCACCACCGAGCTGGAGCTTTCCCCCTTCAGTACCATACGCAGAGAGACATCTACCTACACAGCTGTGGGCACACACTGCTAG